In the Streptomyces sp. f51 genome, one interval contains:
- a CDS encoding SpoIIE family protein phosphatase: MSDGQETAQQAPAGRPAPVGRPLLSLTLASMLDDVHAHSGAVYLLASREPVLEMAVSAGLPRAFAAPWERVGLNAPIPVAEAVRNRRLVWVGGEQEMARRYPRIAVVLPYPFALAALPVATATTVYGAAYVTWPGSHPPDLSDRERERLGAACDRLALRLERAAAENRPLHPEPDLLTPSAAEPGGTLGTVEAARMVGRLPYGLCSLDLHGRVGFANAATAELLGVPVSRLLGTQLWAAVPWLNDPVYEDRYRAALISQHVTSFVALRPPGDWLSFRLYPSTSGLSVRISRARPVSEMTRAGPQRRDGSPRLVTISHVLSLASALTEAAGVQDVVQLVADEISPAVGSQSLVVLASRAGRMHVLGHRGYPDAHIVERFNGLPLSEPTPGTQALNTGVPAFFDSREQLERLYPSRNATPDGMGAWAYLPLVASGRPVGTCVLGYAQSHHFAADERAVLTSLSGLIAQALERALLYDAKLQLAQGLQAALLPASLPPLASIEAAARYLPATQGMDIGGDFYDLVSSNGRAAAVIGDVQGHNVTAAGLMGQIRTAVRAYTAVGQAPEEVMGSTNRLLIDLGTELFASCLYLRLDPARHVAVMARAGHPPPLLLRPDGKVKVLDLAGGPLLGIDAHAVYPTTEVPLVPGSVLALYTDGLIETPGVDIEDALADLARRLAASGHQPLDELADTLLQRGEDAAQERPDDVALLLLRARPLGGTAPL; this comes from the coding sequence GTGTCCGACGGGCAGGAGACCGCGCAGCAGGCGCCGGCGGGCCGGCCGGCCCCCGTGGGACGTCCGCTGCTGTCGCTGACACTGGCCTCGATGCTGGACGACGTGCACGCGCACTCGGGAGCCGTCTATCTGCTGGCCTCCCGCGAACCCGTACTGGAGATGGCGGTCTCGGCGGGACTGCCGCGCGCCTTCGCCGCTCCCTGGGAACGGGTGGGGCTCAACGCGCCGATCCCGGTCGCCGAGGCGGTACGAAACCGGCGGCTGGTCTGGGTGGGCGGCGAGCAGGAGATGGCCCGCAGGTATCCCCGGATCGCGGTGGTGCTCCCCTACCCCTTCGCCCTGGCCGCGCTTCCGGTGGCCACGGCGACCACCGTGTACGGCGCCGCCTATGTCACCTGGCCCGGCTCGCATCCGCCGGACCTCTCCGACCGGGAGCGCGAACGCCTCGGCGCGGCCTGCGACCGGCTCGCGCTGCGCCTGGAACGGGCCGCCGCGGAGAACCGCCCGCTGCATCCCGAGCCCGACCTGCTCACGCCGTCCGCGGCGGAGCCCGGCGGGACGCTGGGCACGGTGGAGGCCGCGCGGATGGTGGGGCGGCTGCCGTACGGGCTGTGCTCACTCGATCTGCACGGGCGGGTCGGTTTCGCGAACGCGGCGACGGCGGAACTGCTCGGCGTGCCCGTCAGCCGTCTCCTGGGCACCCAGCTGTGGGCGGCCGTGCCCTGGCTGAACGACCCGGTCTACGAGGACCGCTACCGGGCGGCGCTGATCAGCCAGCACGTGACCTCCTTCGTCGCGCTGCGCCCTCCGGGTGACTGGCTGTCGTTCCGGCTGTATCCGAGTACGAGCGGACTGAGCGTGCGGATCTCGCGGGCCAGGCCGGTGTCCGAGATGACGCGGGCGGGACCGCAGCGGCGCGACGGCAGCCCGCGCCTGGTGACGATCTCCCACGTGCTGAGTCTGGCGAGCGCGCTGACGGAGGCGGCGGGCGTGCAGGACGTGGTGCAGCTGGTGGCGGACGAGATCTCGCCCGCCGTCGGGAGCCAGTCCCTGGTCGTGCTCGCCAGCCGGGCCGGGCGGATGCACGTACTGGGGCACCGCGGGTACCCCGACGCGCACATCGTGGAGCGCTTCAACGGGCTGCCGCTGAGCGAGCCGACCCCGGGGACCCAGGCACTGAACACGGGTGTGCCCGCGTTCTTCGACTCGCGCGAGCAGCTGGAGCGGCTGTACCCGTCGCGGAACGCGACCCCGGACGGCATGGGCGCGTGGGCGTATCTGCCGCTGGTCGCCTCCGGGCGGCCGGTGGGCACGTGTGTCCTCGGGTACGCGCAGTCCCACCACTTCGCGGCCGACGAGCGGGCGGTGCTGACCAGTCTGAGCGGGCTGATCGCCCAGGCACTGGAGCGCGCCCTGCTCTACGACGCCAAGCTCCAGCTCGCGCAGGGCCTCCAGGCGGCGCTGCTGCCGGCCTCGCTGCCGCCGCTGGCCTCGATCGAGGCGGCGGCCCGCTATCTGCCGGCGACCCAGGGCATGGACATCGGCGGGGACTTCTACGACCTGGTGTCCTCCAACGGCCGGGCGGCTGCCGTGATCGGGGACGTGCAGGGGCACAACGTGACGGCGGCGGGGCTGATGGGGCAGATCCGTACCGCGGTCCGCGCGTACACGGCGGTCGGCCAGGCGCCGGAGGAGGTGATGGGGAGCACCAACCGGCTGCTCATCGACCTGGGCACCGAGCTGTTCGCCAGCTGTCTGTATCTGCGCCTGGACCCGGCGCGCCATGTCGCCGTGATGGCCCGTGCGGGGCATCCGCCGCCGCTGCTGCTGCGTCCCGACGGCAAGGTGAAGGTGCTCGACCTGGCCGGAGGGCCGCTGCTGGGGATCGACGCCCACGCCGTCTATCCGACGACCGAGGTGCCGCTGGTCCCCGGGTCCGTGCTCGCCCTGTACACCGACGGCCTGATCGAGACCCCCGGTGTCGACATCGAGGACGCGCTCGCCGATCTCGCGCGCCGGCTGGCCGCGAGCGGGCACCAGCCGCTGGACGAGCTGGCCGACACGCTGCTCCAGCGGGGCGAGGACGCCGCGCAGGAGCGGCCCGACGATGTGGCGCTGCTTCTGCTGCGGGCCCGGCCGCTCGGCGGGACCGCGCCCCTGTGA
- a CDS encoding SpoIIE family protein phosphatase, with the protein MVSEGAAERGTRTSRAELALKTLTADLDPRERLHRLLEQALVFTGATVAAVYSPSVSGGELHLAESAGVPRTLYGLRDSYPLSGGSPAAEALRTGLPCWLGPERLAHCADARRLSSQDFTLAVLPLRDRTGCLVAVSENPDGFGDEDRACLGLLVEAVVCPPAPPPDDTAALPASSFSLSMDTGHVEVDHEVLELFGLSPTAFDGKVETLLSMAVPEDLPALMSAVEPDHLSVGDRELEFRILQPSGGHRWLRLRARLLPSAEGRPGRLVGTVFDASKLRSGLSDVGRVQRLAAALATAGTVRDVGQAVVAALRKPLQADRIAVAELEGDRLVVTLLDPPQPEFWPELWRSEWRSEWPDAPVRAMPTLAAALNEGRPAIWPAGADLEPALSEVGPGGLAVLPLPAGGRMAGACLIGWDTPHEFAPEERALLTASAGLAGQALVRAHAFDAEHELISMLQRTLLPRRLPRLPGAVAVARYLPTTSGLDVGGDWYDVIPLPDNHVALVIGDVQGHNASAATVMGQMRTALRAYAVEGHPPDVVVSHANRLLLDLETDLFATCCYVDIDMEEGSAWYVRAGHIPPVLRHPDGRTEVPESEPGPPLGVIRQTDFPMSPLRLRPGTIVALTTDGLVESVELDIEDGLKRLAEGLAGSDPAELGLVADELLTSANRSDDVALLLMRYDGMEVLPLRESWTVWRVPEAVRHARRYTRRALRSWGVTEYTDAALLIVSELVTNALVHTDGQVRLDLTLLNHRLRIAVADNSPRTPIKPTSIGWEATGGRGVLLVEAMSATWGTVPVSGGKQVWSEIALD; encoded by the coding sequence GTGGTCAGTGAGGGTGCTGCGGAACGCGGAACGAGAACGTCGCGTGCCGAACTTGCCCTGAAGACGCTCACCGCGGATCTCGACCCACGCGAACGGCTGCACCGCCTGCTCGAACAGGCACTCGTCTTCACCGGTGCGACCGTGGCCGCCGTGTACTCACCCAGTGTGAGTGGCGGCGAACTGCATCTGGCCGAGTCCGCGGGGGTGCCCAGGACGCTGTACGGGCTCCGCGACAGCTACCCCCTGTCCGGCGGCTCCCCGGCCGCCGAGGCCCTGCGCACCGGCCTGCCCTGCTGGCTCGGCCCCGAGCGGCTCGCCCACTGCGCCGACGCCCGGCGGCTGTCCTCGCAGGACTTCACGCTGGCCGTGCTGCCCCTGCGGGACCGCACCGGCTGCCTGGTCGCCGTCAGCGAGAACCCCGACGGATTCGGCGACGAGGACCGGGCCTGCCTCGGACTGCTCGTCGAGGCCGTCGTCTGTCCCCCGGCGCCGCCGCCCGACGACACGGCGGCCCTGCCCGCCAGTTCGTTCAGCCTCTCCATGGACACCGGACACGTCGAGGTCGACCACGAGGTGCTCGAACTGTTCGGACTGTCCCCCACCGCGTTCGACGGCAAGGTCGAGACCCTGCTGTCCATGGCGGTCCCCGAGGACCTTCCGGCACTGATGTCCGCGGTGGAGCCGGACCACCTGTCCGTCGGCGACCGCGAGCTGGAGTTCCGCATCCTCCAGCCGTCCGGCGGACACAGGTGGCTCCGGCTGCGTGCCCGGCTGCTGCCCTCGGCGGAGGGCCGTCCCGGACGGCTCGTGGGCACGGTCTTCGACGCCTCCAAGCTGCGCTCGGGCCTCAGCGACGTGGGGCGCGTCCAGCGGCTCGCCGCCGCCCTCGCCACCGCCGGCACCGTCCGCGACGTCGGCCAGGCCGTCGTCGCTGCCCTGCGCAAACCCCTCCAGGCCGACCGGATCGCCGTCGCCGAACTGGAGGGCGACCGCCTCGTCGTCACCCTCCTGGACCCCCCTCAGCCGGAGTTCTGGCCGGAGCTGTGGCGCAGCGAATGGCGCTCGGAGTGGCCCGACGCCCCCGTCCGCGCCATGCCCACGCTCGCCGCGGCCCTGAACGAGGGCAGGCCCGCCATCTGGCCCGCGGGCGCGGACCTGGAACCCGCGCTCTCCGAGGTCGGCCCCGGCGGCCTCGCCGTCCTGCCGCTGCCCGCGGGCGGACGCATGGCGGGCGCCTGCCTGATCGGCTGGGACACCCCGCACGAGTTCGCCCCCGAGGAGCGGGCCCTGCTCACCGCCTCCGCCGGACTCGCCGGACAGGCGCTGGTGCGCGCCCACGCCTTCGACGCCGAGCACGAACTGATCAGCATGCTCCAGCGGACCCTGCTCCCGCGCAGGCTTCCCCGGCTGCCCGGCGCGGTCGCCGTCGCCCGCTATCTGCCCACCACCTCCGGCCTCGACGTCGGCGGCGACTGGTACGACGTCATCCCGCTGCCCGACAACCACGTGGCCCTCGTCATCGGCGACGTCCAGGGACACAACGCCTCGGCCGCCACCGTCATGGGCCAGATGCGCACCGCCCTGCGCGCCTACGCCGTCGAGGGCCACCCGCCGGACGTGGTGGTCTCGCACGCCAACCGGCTCCTGCTCGACCTGGAGACGGACCTCTTCGCCACCTGCTGCTATGTCGACATCGACATGGAGGAGGGGTCCGCCTGGTATGTGCGCGCCGGACACATCCCGCCCGTGCTGCGCCACCCGGACGGCCGTACCGAGGTCCCCGAGTCGGAGCCCGGGCCGCCCCTCGGCGTCATCCGGCAGACCGACTTCCCGATGAGCCCGCTGCGGCTCCGGCCCGGCACCATCGTCGCGCTGACCACCGACGGCCTGGTCGAGTCCGTCGAGCTCGACATCGAGGACGGCCTGAAACGCCTCGCCGAGGGCCTGGCGGGATCCGACCCCGCCGAGCTCGGGCTCGTCGCCGACGAACTGCTCACCAGCGCCAACCGCAGCGACGACGTGGCGCTCCTACTGATGCGCTACGACGGCATGGAGGTCCTGCCGCTCCGCGAGAGCTGGACCGTCTGGCGGGTCCCCGAGGCCGTCCGGCACGCCCGCCGCTACACCCGGCGCGCCCTGCGCAGCTGGGGCGTCACCGAGTACACGGACGCCGCCCTGCTCATCGTCTCCGAGCTCGTCACCAACGCCCTGGTGCACACCGACGGCCAGGTCAGGCTCGACCTCACCCTCCTGAACCACCGCCTGCGCATCGCGGTCGCCGACAACTCGCCCCGCACACCGATCAAGCCCACCAGCATCGGCTGGGAGGCCACCGGGGGCCGGGGGGTCCTGCTCGTCGAGGCGATGTCGGCGACCTGGGGCACCGTGCCGGTGAGCGGCGGCAAGCAGGTCTGGAGCGAGATCGCGCTCGACTGA
- a CDS encoding metallophosphoesterase has translation MRLLIMSDTHLPKRARELPAALLDELPSADVVVHAGDWVDTATLDLLEARSRRLVGVYGNNDGPALRARLPEIARAELGGLRLGVVHETGAAQGREQRCARRFPDLDVLVFGHSHIPWDSTAPTGLRLLNPGSPTDRRREPHHTYMTATVTGDGGLTEVTLHRLPPRTG, from the coding sequence GTGCGTCTGCTGATCATGTCCGACACCCACCTGCCCAAGCGGGCCCGGGAACTCCCCGCCGCGCTCCTCGACGAGCTGCCGTCGGCCGACGTCGTCGTCCACGCCGGGGACTGGGTGGACACCGCCACCCTCGACCTCCTCGAGGCCCGCTCCCGACGGCTGGTCGGGGTGTACGGCAACAACGACGGCCCCGCCCTGCGAGCGCGCCTCCCCGAGATCGCCCGCGCCGAACTCGGCGGCCTGCGCCTCGGCGTCGTCCACGAGACCGGCGCCGCGCAGGGCCGTGAACAGCGCTGCGCCCGGCGCTTCCCCGACCTCGACGTCCTCGTGTTCGGACACAGCCACATCCCCTGGGACAGCACCGCGCCCACCGGCCTGCGGCTGCTCAACCCCGGCTCGCCGACGGACCGCCGCCGCGAGCCGCACCACACGTACATGACGGCGACGGTGACCGGGGACGGCGGGCTCACCGAGGTGACCCTGCACCGGCTGCCCCCGCGCACGGGCTGA
- a CDS encoding XdhC family protein: MRDILPALHGWYAAGSPFGLATVVAVGGSAPRDPGAAMAVGPGGEVVGSVSGGCVEGAVLELAREVISSGEARLETFGYSAEDAFAVGLTCGGEITVLVRRVSASDDRTIPAVARSVATGRPVTLATVLDGPAPRGAALAVRPRADGSGDERVPPAVRAAAPFGALPCPAGGGSDGDGAADGTGTDGPAGGSDADGPAGGSDADGPAGGSDVDGPAEGSGTGTDGPADATGTDGPAEGTGTGTDGPAGGTGADGPGCAVFGSLGVAGVDRAVVADVCGGAARGFTGQRHYGPGGERCADDVTVFLHSFAPPPRMLIFGAVDYAAAVARVGAFLGYRVTVCDARPDFAAPRRFPGDVEVVVDWPHRYLSGTTTDEHTVVCVLTHDPKFDVPLLEEALRRPAAYIGAMGSRRTHEDRLERLREAGVPESGLSRLRSPVGLDLGARTPEEVAVSVAAEIVAVRRGGSGAPLTSRSGTIHPR; the protein is encoded by the coding sequence ATGCGTGACATCCTCCCCGCGCTGCACGGGTGGTACGCGGCCGGATCGCCCTTCGGGCTGGCCACGGTGGTGGCGGTCGGCGGCAGCGCGCCCCGGGACCCGGGCGCGGCCATGGCGGTGGGTCCGGGCGGCGAGGTCGTGGGCAGTGTGTCCGGTGGCTGCGTCGAGGGAGCGGTCCTCGAACTGGCCCGCGAGGTGATCTCCTCGGGCGAGGCCCGTCTGGAGACGTTCGGGTACAGCGCCGAGGACGCCTTCGCCGTGGGGCTGACCTGCGGCGGAGAGATCACCGTGCTGGTCCGCCGGGTGTCGGCCTCCGATGACCGGACCATCCCGGCGGTGGCCCGGTCCGTGGCGACGGGCCGTCCGGTGACGCTGGCGACGGTCCTCGACGGCCCGGCCCCACGGGGGGCGGCACTGGCCGTACGGCCCCGCGCGGACGGGTCCGGGGACGAGCGAGTGCCCCCTGCGGTCCGGGCAGCGGCCCCGTTCGGCGCTCTGCCCTGCCCTGCGGGCGGCGGGTCCGACGGGGACGGCGCGGCAGACGGCACCGGCACGGACGGCCCGGCGGGCGGCTCCGACGCGGACGGCCCGGCGGGCGGCTCCGACGCGGACGGCCCGGCGGGCGGCTCCGACGTGGACGGCCCGGCAGAGGGATCCGGCACCGGCACGGACGGCCCGGCGGACGCCACAGGCACGGACGGCCCGGCAGAGGGCACAGGCACTGGCACGGACGGCCCGGCAGGCGGTACCGGCGCGGACGGCCCCGGGTGCGCGGTGTTCGGTTCGCTCGGGGTGGCCGGGGTGGATCGGGCGGTCGTGGCGGACGTGTGCGGCGGGGCGGCACGGGGCTTCACCGGGCAGCGGCACTACGGTCCCGGCGGCGAACGGTGCGCGGACGACGTCACCGTCTTCCTGCACTCCTTCGCGCCGCCGCCGCGCATGCTGATCTTCGGCGCGGTCGACTACGCGGCCGCCGTGGCCCGCGTCGGCGCCTTCCTCGGCTACCGCGTCACGGTGTGCGACGCCCGCCCCGACTTCGCCGCCCCGAGGCGGTTCCCGGGGGACGTGGAGGTCGTCGTGGACTGGCCGCACCGCTATCTGAGCGGCACGACGACCGACGAGCACACGGTGGTCTGCGTCCTGACCCACGACCCCAAGTTCGACGTACCCCTGCTGGAGGAGGCGCTGCGCCGCCCGGCCGCGTACATCGGGGCGATGGGCAGCCGCCGCACGCACGAGGACCGCCTGGAGCGGCTGCGCGAGGCCGGCGTGCCGGAGAGCGGGCTGTCCCGGCTGCGCTCCCCCGTCGGCCTCGACCTCGGAGCCCGTACGCCGGAGGAGGTGGCCGTGTCCGTCGCGGCGGAGATCGTCGCCGTGCGCCGGGGCGGCAGCGGAGCACCTCTGACCTCGCGGAGCGGGACGATCCATCCCCGCTGA
- a CDS encoding translation factor GTPase family protein: MLNLGILAHVDAGKTSLTERLLYTAGVIDEIGSVDDGNTRTDFLALERQRGITIKSAVVSFAVGDLTVNLIDTPGHPDFIAEVERVLGVLDGVVLVVSAVEGVQAQTRVLMRTLQRLRIPTLIFVNKIDRRGARHEEVLAKISERLTPAIVPMGEPAERGTPAAYFAPYSADRLRPRLLDPLAAHDEELLAAYVEGGVPDERLRTALVGQTGRALVHPVFFGSATTGAGVTELVDGIRELLPPARADADEPVSATVFKVERGAAGEKIAYARMFSGTLRTRDRITLRDGEEGKVTAISVFDQGSASREASVTAGRIGKLWGLATVRIGDTLGQPRPWPGTGGINGEPWPRPGTGDTLGQPRPRPGTGDPLGEPWPSSAGGHHFAPPTLETVVSPGRPADRGALHTALTQLAEQDPLIGLRHDASRGEISVSLYGEVQKEVLQATLADEYGIDVHFRGTTPLCVERPQGTGASVEFNKKDGNPFLATVGLRIDPAPVGSGVEFRLEAELGSMPYAFFKAVEDTVEETLGQGLHGWRVTDCVVTMTHSGYSPRQSHAHQKFDKSMSSTGADFRGLTPLVLIAALREAGSRVYEPMHRFRLEAPADTLGAVLPVLARQRAVPRSTRIDGSSCVLEGVLPVARAHDLEQQLPGLTRGEGELECAFDHYAPVAHGAVPDRPRTDPNPLDRKEYLLNLTRRVGG; encoded by the coding sequence ATGCTCAACCTCGGAATCCTGGCGCACGTAGACGCCGGTAAGACAAGCCTGACCGAACGGCTGCTGTACACGGCCGGGGTCATCGACGAGATCGGCAGCGTCGACGACGGGAACACCCGGACCGATTTCCTCGCACTGGAGCGGCAGCGCGGCATCACGATCAAGTCCGCCGTCGTCTCCTTCGCGGTCGGCGACCTCACGGTGAACCTGATCGACACCCCCGGTCACCCGGACTTCATCGCCGAGGTGGAACGGGTCCTCGGTGTGCTCGACGGCGTGGTCCTGGTCGTGTCGGCCGTGGAGGGCGTCCAGGCGCAGACCCGCGTGCTGATGCGGACGCTCCAGCGGCTGCGCATTCCCACGCTGATCTTCGTGAACAAGATCGACCGCCGCGGAGCCCGGCACGAGGAGGTCCTGGCGAAGATCTCCGAGCGCCTCACCCCGGCGATCGTTCCGATGGGCGAGCCCGCCGAACGGGGCACGCCCGCCGCGTACTTCGCCCCCTACTCCGCCGACCGGCTGCGCCCGCGTCTGCTCGACCCGCTCGCCGCGCACGACGAGGAACTGCTGGCCGCGTACGTCGAGGGCGGCGTGCCGGACGAACGCCTGCGCACCGCGCTCGTGGGGCAGACCGGACGGGCCCTGGTGCACCCGGTGTTCTTCGGATCGGCCACGACGGGCGCGGGCGTCACCGAACTGGTCGACGGAATCAGGGAGTTGCTGCCCCCGGCACGGGCGGACGCCGATGAACCGGTGTCGGCCACCGTCTTCAAGGTCGAGCGGGGAGCGGCCGGGGAGAAGATCGCGTACGCGCGGATGTTCTCGGGGACCCTGCGGACCCGTGACCGGATCACCCTGCGCGACGGGGAGGAGGGGAAGGTCACCGCGATCAGTGTCTTCGACCAGGGGTCGGCGAGCCGCGAGGCGTCCGTGACGGCCGGACGCATCGGCAAGCTGTGGGGGCTCGCCACCGTCCGGATCGGCGACACCCTCGGCCAACCGCGGCCCTGGCCGGGGACCGGCGGCATCAACGGCGAACCATGGCCCCGGCCGGGAACCGGCGACACCCTGGGCCAACCGCGGCCCCGGCCGGGCACCGGCGACCCCCTCGGCGAACCGTGGCCCTCGTCGGCGGGCGGGCACCACTTCGCCCCGCCGACCCTGGAGACCGTCGTCTCGCCCGGCCGTCCCGCCGACCGGGGCGCGCTGCACACGGCGCTCACCCAACTCGCCGAGCAGGACCCGCTGATCGGCCTCAGGCACGACGCATCGCGCGGCGAGATCTCCGTGTCGCTCTACGGCGAGGTGCAGAAGGAGGTTCTCCAGGCGACCCTCGCCGACGAGTACGGCATCGACGTCCACTTCCGGGGGACGACCCCGCTGTGCGTCGAACGGCCCCAGGGCACGGGGGCGTCGGTCGAGTTCAACAAGAAGGACGGGAATCCCTTCCTCGCCACCGTCGGACTGCGGATCGACCCGGCGCCGGTCGGCTCCGGTGTGGAGTTCCGGCTGGAGGCCGAACTCGGATCGATGCCGTACGCGTTCTTCAAGGCGGTCGAGGACACCGTCGAGGAGACCCTGGGGCAGGGGCTGCACGGGTGGCGGGTCACCGACTGCGTCGTCACGATGACGCACTCGGGCTACTCACCCCGCCAGAGCCATGCCCACCAGAAATTCGACAAGAGCATGTCCAGCACGGGCGCCGACTTCAGGGGGCTGACCCCGCTGGTGCTGATCGCGGCACTGCGCGAGGCCGGCAGCCGGGTGTACGAGCCGATGCACCGCTTCCGGCTGGAGGCGCCCGCGGACACGCTCGGCGCCGTACTGCCGGTGCTGGCCCGGCAGCGAGCCGTGCCGCGGTCCACACGGATCGACGGGTCCTCGTGTGTGCTGGAGGGGGTGCTGCCGGTGGCGCGGGCGCATGACCTGGAGCAGCAACTGCCAGGGCTGACGCGGGGGGAGGGCGAGCTGGAGTGCGCCTTCGACCACTACGCGCCCGTGGCGCACGGAGCGGTCCCGGACCGTCCGCGGACCGATCCGAACCCGCTGGACCGCAAGGAGTACCTGCTGAACCTGACCCGCAGGGTCGGCGGGTGA
- a CDS encoding endoglycosylceramidase — MTKLRARLLGVLVLLTGFLTAAGTRPAAADGLPDSLWFDQPAAAALTVANGRLTDGLGREVVLRGYNVSGETKLEENGGLPFSSVADAVKSATALRALGGGNSVRFLLSWAHAEPVRGQVDTAYLAAATDQMRAFLDAGIRVLPDFHQDLYSRYLFNTGSWYSGDGAPKWAVTAGAYPQESCGICLFWGQNITQNNAVKAAQYDFWHNSYGLQDAFLATAQAGMTYIAQHLTPAEFAGVTGFDPYNEPYAGSYDSGQTSRTWERDLLWPFYGRFRARMDAAGWQDKPAFVEPNLFWNANIGSQKQEGGLLDAGTLGPRYVFNTHFYDQKAISGVLMWGKAGDGQYTGDFGTVRDRAGAAGTAALVSEFGHPLSGTVSDKAPTVDKAMYQALDSRLTGAGWWSGAAASGPVLSGTQWQWDLYSGRHRELMNDNPGKVLTTGDAWNDEDMSAVRLDDSGTPVLRQDARLLDRLYPSATAGSALAFTYEDRSRDGSATLTWNPIPSTLPQVSQLVGTGQYGLLVWRSGSGTAPTELHLPASFPTAATTVVSDLGATLSPPAYTTATPVAVAPEPGGTGSRRLLLTASGSGTVHYALVTNGASAPSTALLNGARAELAAWAAARFG, encoded by the coding sequence ATGACGAAGTTACGTGCGCGTCTGCTCGGCGTCCTCGTACTCCTCACCGGATTCCTCACGGCGGCGGGCACCCGGCCCGCCGCCGCGGACGGACTCCCCGACTCCCTCTGGTTCGACCAGCCGGCGGCCGCCGCCCTCACGGTCGCGAACGGCCGCCTCACGGACGGCCTCGGCCGCGAGGTCGTCCTGCGCGGCTACAACGTCTCCGGCGAGACCAAGCTGGAGGAGAACGGCGGACTGCCCTTCTCCTCGGTCGCCGACGCGGTGAAGTCCGCGACCGCGCTGCGGGCCCTCGGCGGCGGCAACTCCGTGCGCTTCCTGCTCTCCTGGGCGCACGCCGAACCGGTGCGCGGCCAGGTCGACACCGCCTATCTCGCCGCGGCCACCGACCAGATGCGGGCCTTCCTCGACGCGGGAATCCGTGTCCTCCCCGACTTCCACCAGGACCTCTACTCCCGGTACCTGTTCAACACGGGCAGCTGGTACTCCGGCGACGGCGCCCCCAAGTGGGCCGTGACCGCCGGCGCTTACCCCCAGGAGTCCTGCGGCATCTGTCTCTTCTGGGGCCAGAACATCACCCAGAACAACGCCGTCAAGGCGGCACAGTACGACTTCTGGCACAACTCCTACGGGCTCCAGGACGCCTTCCTGGCCACGGCCCAGGCCGGCATGACGTACATCGCCCAGCACCTCACCCCCGCCGAGTTCGCGGGAGTCACCGGCTTCGACCCGTACAACGAGCCCTACGCGGGCAGTTACGACTCGGGCCAGACCAGCCGCACCTGGGAACGCGACCTGCTCTGGCCGTTCTACGGGAGGTTCCGGGCCCGCATGGACGCGGCCGGCTGGCAGGACAAGCCCGCCTTCGTGGAACCGAACCTCTTCTGGAACGCCAACATCGGTTCCCAGAAGCAGGAGGGCGGACTGCTCGACGCGGGCACGCTCGGCCCGCGCTATGTCTTCAACACCCACTTCTACGACCAGAAGGCCATCTCGGGCGTTCTCATGTGGGGAAAGGCGGGAGACGGCCAGTACACCGGCGACTTCGGGACGGTGCGGGACCGGGCCGGCGCCGCCGGGACGGCGGCCCTCGTCTCCGAGTTCGGCCACCCGCTCTCCGGCACGGTCTCGGACAAGGCCCCCACCGTCGACAAGGCGATGTACCAGGCCCTCGACTCCCGTCTCACCGGCGCCGGTTGGTGGTCCGGGGCGGCCGCGTCCGGACCGGTCCTGTCAGGCACCCAGTGGCAGTGGGACCTCTACAGCGGCCGCCACCGCGAGCTGATGAACGACAACCCCGGCAAGGTCCTGACCACGGGCGACGCCTGGAACGACGAGGACATGTCCGCCGTGCGCCTCGACGACTCGGGCACGCCCGTACTGCGCCAGGACGCCAGGCTCCTCGACCGCCTCTATCCCTCGGCCACCGCGGGCTCCGCCCTCGCCTTCACCTACGAGGACCGCTCCCGCGACGGCTCCGCCACGCTGACCTGGAACCCGATTCCCTCGACCCTGCCCCAGGTCTCCCAGCTGGTCGGAACGGGGCAGTACGGCCTGCTCGTGTGGCGCTCCGGCAGCGGCACCGCCCCGACGGAACTCCATCTGCCGGCCTCCTTCCCCACGGCGGCCACGACGGTGGTGTCCGACCTCGGAGCGACGCTCTCCCCGCCCGCCTACACCACGGCCACGCCCGTCGCCGTGGCTCCCGAACCGGGCGGCACCGGAAGCCGCCGCCTCCTGCTCACCGCGTCCGGCTCGGGAACCGTGCACTACGCGCTGGTCACGAACGGGGCGAGCGCCCCGTCCACCGCGCTGCTGAACGGGGCCCGGGCGGAACTCGCCGCCTGGGCCGCCGCCCGCTTTGGCTGA